One region of Camelus bactrianus isolate YW-2024 breed Bactrian camel chromosome 20, ASM4877302v1, whole genome shotgun sequence genomic DNA includes:
- the MYMX gene encoding protein myomixer — protein MPAPLLPLLLLRTLLARLLMPAVRLARRHLLPLLRRLARRLGSQDMREALLGCLLFILSQRHQPDAGEPSKVARLERRERLAPQK, from the coding sequence ATGCCCGCTCCGCTGCttccgctgctgctgctgcgaaCACTGCTGGCCCGCCTGCTGATGCCAGCTGTCCGCCTGGCCCGCCGGCACCTCCTGCCCTTGCTGCGCCGGCTGGCCCGTCGCCTGGGCTCCCAGGATATGCGAGAGGCTTTGCTGGGCTGTCTGTTGTTCATCCTCAGCCAGAGACATCAGCCAGATGCCGGGGAGCCCTCCAAAGTAGCCCGCctagagaggagggagaggctaGCCCCCCAGAAATAA